Genomic segment of Tissierella sp.:
TATGCAAATATTACTGAAGCGTTTATAGACGAAGTAAAAGCATTTGACCCCAAAATGGGAGTATACGACATATTTCAAGCCATTAGAAATGTTTGGATAATGAATAGTATTCAAATATTATTTGATATGGAAGTTAAACTAACTCCTTCAATCTTTTCCTATAGTATGTTATATCCCTATAGTGACAATTACTTAGATGACTCCAATATTTCAGCTGGGGATAAAATAGAGTTTAGTAAAAAATTTAGAAGATGGTTAACTGGTGCCAATGACAGTCCATCAAATAATATGGAAAAAAACATTTATGATCTTGTTATGAAAATAGAAGGTGAATTTGAAAGAAAAACTTATCCTGAAGTATTTGATAGTCTTTTGGGAATTCACAAGGCTCAAGAACAAAGCCTTCTACAACAGAAAGAAAAGACATTGCCATTTGAAAAGGATATAATTGGGATTACCTTTGAAAAAGGTGGCACATCAGTATTAGCCGATGGTTATCTAGTTAGAGGAAAGTTAGATAGAGTTGAAGCAGAGTTTATGTTTTGCTACGGAATATTTCTTCAAATAATAGATGATTTACAGGATATAGATGAGGATGCTATAAATAAACATATGACTATATTTTCTCAAATATATGATAAATATCCCTTGGATAGACTAATCAGTAAATTAATGAACTTTATTGATAGATTTTTTGAAAATGAGAATATTTTTAATTCCAAAGAAGCTAAGGAATTGAAAAGAGTAATACATGATTGTTCAAGTATCATGATATTGGAAGCAATATCTAAGAACAAAGATAAGTTCAGCAAGGAATACATAAAAGAAATAGAAAGTTATTCAATTGTTAGGTTTTCTTATTTTAAGAAAATTAAAAAGAAATTCCAAAGAACATTTTCATCGGAAGATATTATTAGGATTTGCAATATAATGAGTAAAGGTAAGCTAGAAATGAGTAAACAATAATAGGAAATAAGGGGGTAATTATATGCAATTTCTTATAAAAACTATAGTATCAGCATTAATAATAGCAAGCATTTCAACTGTGAGCAAGAAGCTGCCAACTTTTGGAGCAATTATAGCATCTTTGCCCCTCACCTCAATTTTAGCCATGATATGGCTATATGAAGACACTAAAGATGTGAATAAAGTTATTGAATTATCAACTGCAATATTTTGGATAGTTATACCTTCTCTGATTTTCTTTATTGCAGTACCTATACTTTTGAAAAAGAATATAGGCTTTTATCCATCATTGCTATTTTCATCCATAATAATGATAGTTAGTTATTATCTTTATATTATGGTTTTAAGATTATTTAAGGTTAATATATAAAGAAGGATATATTAAGTTCAAATAAATTGCATAATAAATGAAAGATATGGTATATTAAAAGTATATAGGTCATGGGGTTGACCTTAACTACTTTATGCTAATAACTCCTACAGGTATGGGATATCTGTAGGTTTTTTTATGCACAAATGTAAGGGAGGGATAATATGGCAACGAGTTTAGGTATTATAATAGTTTTGGGATTATTATCAAGTGCTATTTTTTCAAAAATAAAATTACCTGGTTTATTAGGAATGATTATTTTAGGAGTTATTGTAGGGCCCTATGGCTTTAACTGGCTTAGTGAGGATATCATTAGAGTTTCTGCTGATTTTAGAAAGATTGCACTGATTATAATATTACTTAGAGCTGGCTTTGGAATTAGCAAGGAAGACTTAAGGAAAGTTGGTGCTCCTGCCATAAAGCTAAGCTGCATACCAGGCCTATTTGAAGGCTTTGCAATAGCTTATGCATCTATAAAGATATTTGGATTTAGCTTTGTTCAAGGTGGGATTCTTGGTTTTATTATAGCAGCAGTTTCTCCAGCTGTTATTGTTCCTTCAATGCTTAATTTTATGGAGAGAGGGCTTGGTGAAAAGAAAGGTATACCTACCTTAATATTAGCAGGAGCTTCTATTGATGATGTTTTTGCTATTACAATTTTTTCTACATTTTTAGGAATATATAGTGGTTCGGAGATAAATATAGGGATAAGGCTTTTGAGTATTCCAGTATCTATTGTTTTAGGGATATTGATAGGAGTAGTAATAGGAATTTTTCTTGTAAAGTTATTTAAAAAATATTCTATTAGAGATACTAAAAAAGTACTTTATATTATTGGGTCGGGTATTCTTCTTACCACTTTTGAGAATATAATTAAATCTAAAATAGAGATAGCAGGGCTTCTGGGTGTTATGGCTATTGGTTTTATAATACTTGAAACTATTCCTCATGTGGGTAAAAGAATTGCTGTAAAGCTCAATAAGATTTGGGTATTTGCAGAGATATTATTATTTGTATTGGTAGGTGCGCAAGTAAATGTTGGATTGGCTCTAGACTCTGGTTCAAAAGGTATATTATTAATTGCTATAGGCTTGATTGCTAGAAGTATTGGAGTAGCATTATCTTTACTAAAAACCAATCTGAATATGAAGGAAAGACTGTTTTGTATCATAGCCTATATACCAAAAGCAACTGTTCAAGCAGCCATAGGAGCTATCCCTTTATCACTTGGTGTGGAGTCTGGTGATTTAATTTTATCTATAGCAGTTTTATCTATTGTTATAACTGCTCCTATTGGTGCAATAGGAATTAATTTAAGTGGAGAAAAACTATTGTCATAATAGACAAATGAACTGATTATCAGAAACATACTAAGCAGATGAATCTTATTGTTTTTTAAAAGCGGGGTTCTGTTTGTCACCTCGCTCTAATTCTTCAATATAAGATTTTGAGATATGAGTAAATTTTGCTATATCCAATGTAGTATATCCTTTTCTATTTCTTAGCTCTCTTACTTTTAAACCATTTAGCATAAAAATCCTCCTCTAAGATAATATTTTTTTCATATCTAATATAGATAAAAACTATTATGCAATTTTAGTTTCATTATTTTGTGCTGACGAAAGATGTTCTATGATGTTTTCTATTTCAAACCAAGTGCTTATTCGAGTAACATTTGATGGTAGAAGACCTTTGTTATAATGACAATCCATTAGCAATACTTCAAATCCTGCCTTAGCTAGTTGGATAGCGTTTTCATATCGATCTTCAATAAAAATATCACAAGATAGATCATTTGCCTTACCAACTTTATTGTGACTACCTAATAATGACAATGAGTGCATAGGAATTCTATGATTTGCAAACCATTTAGTGGTTACATCTCTCATTCTTTCTTCCCTTGCTGTAACAAAATGAATATTATGTTTCTTAAATAAATTACTAATGACTTCTCTACCGCCATCTCTTATGGTATTTTCTTCATGGCATTTTTCTCCATAGATAGTATAGAATTTTTCATAATCTTCTCGTTCTACTCCTAAGACCTGATGTATATCATATACAGTTACATCTGTAGGTATTACCCTAGTTTGAAAATAATCATTAGCTCTAGGAAGCCAATCATAGGCACCAGTAACAGTTCCATCAATATCAATACATAAGTTTAATCTTTTCATTCTTTATTCCTCCTTTGGTTTATTGTAGTTTAATTATACAATGTAAATATTAAGTACTCTTTAACGACAAGTTAAATTTGAGTAAAGAATTATGGCAAGATTAAAGTAAATGGACATCTTATGATAAAAGGATTAAAATAAGAAGGACAATAATTTAAAAGAAAAGGAAATATAATACCATGAAAAAATCCAATATTAAACCTATGAAAGAAGCAGATAAAATAATAAGTTACTGGAAAAATGAAAAATTTCTTGTAGCATTGATTGTATTTTTTGGATTGACCTTTAATGGTGGGACTGTACTAGGACCTATTTATCAAGGAAAATTGATAGACTCTATATTGCTTGGAGATGAATTTTCTTCTTTGATAATACTATCCATTAAATTTGTAATGATTATTGTCTCTATCCAATTGATGAGGTATTTTAAACGCCTTTACATCAGGCGTTTTGCTAACAACACCAGTGGCACAATGAGACTTATGATTTACAATAATATTATGAATAAAAGTATAATTGAGCTTGATGACGAGAATACTGGAAACTTGATG
This window contains:
- a CDS encoding DUF3147 family protein; this encodes MQFLIKTIVSALIIASISTVSKKLPTFGAIIASLPLTSILAMIWLYEDTKDVNKVIELSTAIFWIVIPSLIFFIAVPILLKKNIGFYPSLLFSSIIMIVSYYLYIMVLRLFKVNI
- a CDS encoding cation:proton antiporter, yielding MATSLGIIIVLGLLSSAIFSKIKLPGLLGMIILGVIVGPYGFNWLSEDIIRVSADFRKIALIIILLRAGFGISKEDLRKVGAPAIKLSCIPGLFEGFAIAYASIKIFGFSFVQGGILGFIIAAVSPAVIVPSMLNFMERGLGEKKGIPTLILAGASIDDVFAITIFSTFLGIYSGSEINIGIRLLSIPVSIVLGILIGVVIGIFLVKLFKKYSIRDTKKVLYIIGSGILLTTFENIIKSKIEIAGLLGVMAIGFIILETIPHVGKRIAVKLNKIWVFAEILLFVLVGAQVNVGLALDSGSKGILLIAIGLIARSIGVALSLLKTNLNMKERLFCIIAYIPKATVQAAIGAIPLSLGVESGDLILSIAVLSIVITAPIGAIGINLSGEKLLS
- a CDS encoding helix-turn-helix transcriptional regulator; translation: MLNGLKVRELRNRKGYTTLDIAKFTHISKSYIEELERGDKQNPAFKKQ
- a CDS encoding 5' nucleotidase, NT5C type → MKRLNLCIDIDGTVTGAYDWLPRANDYFQTRVIPTDVTVYDIHQVLGVEREDYEKFYTIYGEKCHEENTIRDGGREVISNLFKKHNIHFVTAREERMRDVTTKWFANHRIPMHSLSLLGSHNKVGKANDLSCDIFIEDRYENAIQLAKAGFEVLLMDCHYNKGLLPSNVTRISTWFEIENIIEHLSSAQNNETKIA